A window of Carassius carassius chromosome 48, fCarCar2.1, whole genome shotgun sequence genomic DNA:
atcgagcacaacaccttatgtccaatcatcgattttatacccagagctgatttttgctgcctactgtctttacaaaacaacaacagattgccatccctcaaagtcgtaatgctttcaactgtccctatcatttctttcaatgttttcgtcagcttcaacggattaatcgcatttacagagtcaacaaacttcaacaataccttatattcctctttccttcttctagtctggagatttcctttctcactacccgattctgaagattgtttctttcttttccgattttctactacactccacttactacttccattctcgccgcctccactatccacatcctccatttccggatcaCTTCCGGAATCTACGCTACTTCCTTCCATCATCACTCCACACCTCCACCCCACAAAGTCGGGTTGCCGTTGTCGCCAATGCCACAACCTTTTCCGCTTGAGAACTCCCGCTCCCAACCACCACCACAAAGTGAAGCTACTGCCCTttgatctttttgtattctacagatttcagctaattaacgatagtccctccctcttccttaacaactgggtgattctcattggatctcaagattcaactcttattgagaaaaaacgcttataaaagcaacacagaggctgcgtccacatcttcactgacaactctctcaagcctcgttcaagcggacgctaaacattctttccaaatctttatcttcgtctgatacaggctcaaacatatcaGGTTGGATGCCTAATCTCGCCATCGTCCACGCTGGACAGAAGAGATCCGCGCtgtgaaacagccaatcagagcagagctcaacattattgttcatgacccttccaaataattctagggacaaatcccagggttgtaaatggacatgtaaaaccattccagagaatttttgcccatacccaagccacgtaccttttatgtagatctaatttaaaatattgtatcaatgcattctatggcacctttaactgggaTTATGAGCTCATATTTTGGCCGGAAGCAATAATCTGATTTTCtcaacgatggatttgtttcttataaacacacagcctttcccttcacaagaccgtaattgatgtgaattacttgtggattattttgatatttataatagCTCTTTGGACTTCcgttctgatgccacccattcactgcagaggattcattggggagcaactgatgtaattctacatttttccaaaactttgccaatgataaactaaaaagtcttaaaaaaagagagagatttttatgaatattctctattatttgagTCATACCAGGCgcttttttaatgacattctttgtctatcatagacacactgtcaaactttaattgtaaaattgtgaatacgtgtagatgaaaatctcagatccttatcaagccttccattggctagtgacattccagaacgttctcatttgttaattacaggtccagagacctttggaggtccAAAGGTAATCAAtcaagctgaaaggggaggagccgcttaaattcaaagctgtacttaatggcaaagacgagcactggtgggtattgtgttaacgtttgtcagcatgggtcttttgcaatgtgtgttagtgctggttgtgcttgtggtgtttgatctgaagaatgcttttgGAAGTTTGAGTTCCAGTCAAAGTCCAAAAAGCAAGAAGCATCAATCGTATCCAGCTTCCAGAGTGCGTGTTTCTTCTCAAGTGCTCGGGAACACTTTGCAGAAGGCCTCTCCGTTTCAGAGTCTCGACTACAGAGGATTTGCACAagagcctcttggtcttcaggagaagcaggtgttgcagggtccagtgaagcctttggactggaggttccccgttgttccagaagtgccgagtgagatggcggtggatttccatttgaggcaacctgtgacccccagtagtgtagctattcaatgcggtgagaaccggattcatgtggaggtacagcaggacttgtttagcaatggtgaactgatccagccatctggtctgACTCTGGGAGGATGTCCTGTTGTCGGCTTGGTCCCAGGCTCTAAGGTGCTCTTCTTTGAGAATgaactgcaggactgcaacagtgTCTTGATGGTAAGAGCTGTTAAGTGTTACTAGATTTATTGAACCCTACTAAAAATAGGCCCTTGTTTTGGTATCGACGTTCTAGATTCAGGGAACCATCCATGGGACGGTTCTCTTATAGTGGGAAAGACTCTTAATAACTGCTTACTCGGGTAACCAAGTGTTATGGCAGgacttgctaagatgccttttggaATGGGTTCTTTTTTTCGGAGAACCCTCTTGGTAACAACGTCAGTCTCCtatagatgaccaaggatgagcttgtctacacctttgcccttacctacactcctgaggcgtttgctggcactccgattacccgtgcaggtggtgcagttattggAGTTCAATGCCACTATCAAAGGTAAGCGACCTTTTGTGACTTGTGGCATTACTTGCAGTGGTGGAACTGGAAGCCCATTTAATTGGTCACTTCTTGAACtgcaggtttcaaaatgtcagcagtagtgccttgaagccaacttgggtcccttatgcctcaacggaggctggtgaagaagtcttggtgttctccctgaagctcatgactggtttgtgcagtttctctagaccttctgccttctgaacgaggctgtgcctaagcagttcttccctcttgcagatgactggtcctatgagaggccttcaaactcttacttcctgggtgacgttattaatgttgaggcatctgtgaaggtatacaaccacgtccctctgcgtgtgtttgtggacagctgtgtggccacccaagtacctgatgtgaacgcccttccgagatatttgttcattgagaatcatgggtgtgttcatgtcaccagatgctgcagagttgacttgttctcgagtttgctccttgtaaccactttgtccctgacaactactttttactccttagatgtcttgtggatgccaaggtcaccgcttccagctcgcgcttcatgcctcgatcccaggaagacaaaatccggttccagctggaggccttcatgttccaggggggatccagtccttctgtatgtaTAATGAGTGTTGGAGAATGACCTCTCCCATTTGCTGTGGTTTGTGTCCCCTTACCCgtggtgtctcttgcagatctacatgacgtgtgttctgaaggccactcttgcttctgcacctagtgacgcgctccacaaatcctgttcctttgccaatgggtatgttcatgccacttacgaatacaaataaaggtgccatgtctgatttttcgtattgcaggtggcttgctgctgatgggaacaaccaggtttgtggttgctgtgactcaacatgtggtcctgatggtggaactgctgcttctccttttgGAGGTAGGAAGGTGCTTTTAAGCTTGGTTTTTGCTTGGTACCCTTCAAGCACTTAACTTTGGTGTCTGCTTTTTCTAGGCCTTCAGTGGGAAGGGAAGGCCTCGCTCGGTCCTGTAGTGGTTCAAGAGCACAAGAAGACTTTAGctggtcttcaataaatgtgggggagcaaacttattcttgtttccgtttttcttgtctagtttaaccaaTTGATTTTGTGCGAGGAAGTGGGTAGTCCTACTGTACCTATTCTcttgccagaaggaaaggctCCCTTTTCTCGTTAGGGAagttaataaaccttttaaagggacctgctgtgagctcccttTTTTAGGAGTACTGTAAATGTGGAATACATTGCCCATGATGCTGTAAAGGGAATTCTGTTAATTGGCACTTGTGCCGAAAGAGTTCTGTGTGACTGTCCACTTCCATGAAGCAGTGCAGATTTTTGCGTGCATCTTATGCAGTGAACTTGATTTTCTTCATGTTGGTAACTTCAAATGAGCAGTTTAATTTCCTCCTTGCACCCCCCCCAAATAGGTTTGATCAGTTAAATTTGTTTCCTAATGCTCTTTGTTGACATCTCTCATGCTTTTTAAATCCATGTACAATAGAAGCGCACTCCCAGGATCAACACTGGCACAACATTTTCCACCTTCAGATGGGTTATTTATAGGCTTTACATTTTAGGAAAACGGCAGGCATCGCTTAAGTTCAGTTTAGTATTTGGTGTGCCAAACTTGCAGAACCTGTACTGACGTAAGGGGTTTTTTGTGCAGTAGCAGGTCCGttagaattctgaaaaatcattgacgaaatgacacccaaatagaactaatgtttggactctcagtgaatgaccttttttgaaaactgttggtttgtcacttgtgcaacatcttgggcggtttcaatactaaagggatactccaccccaaaatgaagatCGTCATCACTTGCCCCCAAGTCGTTCCGAACCCATAagagcttcgttcatcttcggaactcaacttattttggatgaaaaccaggaggcttgtgactggcCCACAGGCTGCCAAGTAAAatgcactgtcaaggtccagaaaagcatCATCGGAGTAGTCAGACTGTGTAcgttcttctgtgtcagccgcgccacaagcaTATGTTTTCTACGTaaatttacgctttgatttgaaagagaaCCGCGCGTACTTGTTGCGGCTCACAATAGCATATACCGTTTGTGTTCAGCGGGTGTTTTTCAAAATGGCACTAGGGTGATGTGGGGAGAGACAGGGGAGACCatctgttgaataaagtcttggTTTCATTTGTGTACAAAGTGTTCTCATCGCTTCCTAACGTTACGGTTcatccactgatggcagatgggtaATTCCGAtggtacttttctggaccttggcaGTATATGGGATGGTCAcaggcctcccggttttcatccaaaatatctttaacCCCTTTGCTGTCAAGGATAGTCACCGGCCCcagattattgttttactttcacagcacgttaaacatcactctctcacTTGACCTGGAGAAACTGTGCatcagttgaaagtttaaagactctagcttcgatatttgaccaatgttttgataaaacattgttgcagtgaccgtcatttatgtcaggagtacaaaataaataggagtcattattagaatagaaattcaccaagcattcatattcagtcacgtctgcagtggtttgtgttctcatagattcactgaaaagcgtcaaatagggtttatagtcaaaagttgcatatacacCGAGATatatttacttcatatttcttcagtcagaatcctcatttctaatcattttccactgattttcgcaatctgatgataatgatccgctcccagccctgtctctgtgtgagtagtcttccgtgtgcgcgctgacagagaccggattcgcccgtgtcttgtccatcataactgtgcatcatatcccgccccatcctacccatgatgcatttcctgtacacttctgTGTTGATACCTgaccacaacaacacagagaaacctctgtacccatgaaatatccaaataataaacacacgattacgttagttaatggttggtatgtgattttgggcgtttttataatattaaaaatgtacatctgaaatgctaacttgtgcagcgacgtaaaaggctataaatagcatatttttacagcagtaaaattccacatgtgatcgcaaaaggaggttattacaaacaatcggttaattttcatgaatagtcttatgtagcttgatgctaactttagctctaatgcagctacatagcaggtgcagttcttcttcataatgcattttgtaatcattttgtcaaaagttgtaagaaaatgttttgttgtatttttatagtaaggcttttgataatagtggggtaaatgtatactggaataatgataaatgaagaatcaggatcttgtgtcatacctggcccaTGTGTGAAAGGCTCATTTCGTaacaacaatagaatcatgaatggggcagTTTTGCCGGTCCAAACAAGAGACGATCGCATTCCAGGAGTCATAAATCAATTTTACTAGCCTTCTCTAAAACACACATGACACGGTCTTAGAAAAGGCTTCATAAAATTCACACTTTGTGagattatattctgaaatatcaaaatgaagtattagtagacttgtggctttagcttcattatgtatctaaaatcatatcctacatcacttttaaataggtttttaatatttttactgacatgtTTGAGCTTACATATATCTCGATTATAaccgtctgagtaattctgattcctgaacagtaaactttgaggtgtcagctttgtgaacagatgttgattatgtatctagtaagaaagactccttagcagcaaccttttaattttgggcatgtcattcatgtctccatgctgaaaatggggggtgacaagtaaggggTTAAATTGTGTCCCAAAGACGAATGAAGtttctacaggtttggaacgacacgggggtaagtgattagtgacacaattttcattttggggaggaggaTCCCTTTAATATCATTACTTTGACTTGAGGACAATTGACACGGTTTCGTGTTTGCTTCAAGACAGTCAAGaattgatttccatttaaaacttgagctcagcaatttgagttggatttaaaacaaaagccgcaagtaatccacataactttatattgtgaatatcgggaaccaaactactgtttggaagacaaattaaaaaagggGAACCTTGTGCTGCCCCAGGTTAACAACTGGAGGATGGATAAAGGAATGCACAACCTTACACTATTAAACCAAGGTTTCACAACCTTTTGGGAGGAAAACACAACTGGGAAGAGGCATGTAATCCCGGATTCTGCCGAAACCAAAACAATAGACAAGGAGATACCTCGGGGTTCTGCacggtttattaaaaacactagatttacatgaccagagtaacttctccactagaaaccacagtctgctccccagagacagccttgatacgagtgtctcttcctgaaagagaagtgttagaagtgagaacgcacttctaaaatgctcagttcctcttgtcgagagaaagcaagaactcacgtttcctggtgcagctttgctcacaagagccagatgatggatggcacacctctgtactgcagtggatgaagatctgacagggaagaaagaggctcaagtcatagaatccacaagtagtaaatacacaaatgttcaagtaaaggggggcatacggtttcctgcagagcagccagtgaggctggatctacaaatgtgaacatcttcacagcaaagcgcttgtagtgggttgggaactgaagaccagacgatccagtcactggaaccagtgtggtcagatagcggtcgtcctggtaagggcatctgaagacaaaagagaaggttagaaagggtctcccagcagactaactggatgaagattggctgtacactcacccgtcgatcagaaggtcccactgggggagactgagtggactgggggttgaagtagtccaacaacgtcccagcatcaggacaatgttggggtcagtcctctccataatgtgcacctcaacgtacacaggctctcgcaggacttttgtgatgggataatcagcgtcactgtagtaggacgtgtaggcctcatcccctgaggaacaacactggggtttaaccagactccagtttgaaaggctttaggcagacacaggacaagaccttaccttcagcacagcctttggtgacacattggccattggccagtctgagctccaccctgagaggtccaggagcagctactggtggaggtggaggaacagagttgacctccacaaccagagcttccacggaagttcccgaatatctacactggaagagaaacctggacgacacacagcgagcttgtagcatttatcagggattagtggtcacaccaagtcatggatcacctactcaaaatgactgtcccttgtgatggaaccatatggtccaatccccacttcatacgatgaggtcattctgttttcatacaccacatatccaccgtcctcctgtgaatagaaacggtgtcagcatccagtccaagcgatgcagaataaaaccagtagcagctgctaaccatcacgctcgtgccacatgcggtcacagggaactggtatatagcaaaggaaggtgtagaccccacaggagcacaaggtgggtcgtttccacccagtagatgaaccgaaTCCAGACTCAGTTGAGGCAAGGTAACGTCTCgagacaccactaccacaaactgaccatctctaatacactggacagtcactagaACAAGAGCAGGTTAAATTCAGAGAAACAGTTTAACACGAAGAGAATAAGATGGAGAACGCTTACCTGCCctcccatagaaacactgctgtccgttaaagcagcagttgatagcttcacactcagcaccactgatcccaggtagaccacattggatctgctcagaatcagctacagcacatttatcaaggggctctgcctgcactactggcttctgaaactgctgtttaactggcttctgaatcggaaactgcggcttaggttgttgtggaactggcttctgaagcggaaactgcagcttaggttgttgtggaactggcttctgaagcggaaactgcggcttaggttgttgtggaactggcttctgaagcggaaactgcagcttaggttgttgtggaactggcttctgaagcggaaactgcggcttaggttgttgtggaactggcttctgaagcgggaattgctggttagttagctgttgaactggcttctgaagcggaaactgcggtgtaggtagttgtggaacaggcttttggagcggaaattgctggttagttagctgttgaactggtttcCGAGGCGaaaactgctggttagttagctgttgaactggcttctggagctgaaactgctggtcagtttgctggatcatcagagcatcctgaagcgatttactccactgtggaacagcatggcagaaagcacagaccaccaaaatctgagccaaacaccaacttccagccattgttcaacagctaaacacaaagtgaagctactgccctttgatctttttgtattctacagatttcagctaattaacgatagtccctccctcttccttaacaactgggtgattctcattggatctcaagattcaattcttattgagaaaaaacgcttataaaagcaacacagaggctgcgtccacatcttcactgacaactctctcaagcctcgttcaagcggacgctaaacattctttccaaatctttatcttcgtctgatacaggctcaaacatatcaGGTTGGATGCCTAATCTCGCCATCGTCCACGCTGGACAGAAGAGATCCGCGCtgtgaaacagccaatcagagcagagctcaaccttattgttcatgacccttccaaataattctagggacaaatcccagggttgtaaatggacatgtaaaaccattccagagaatttttgcccatacccaagccacgtaccttttatgtagatctaatttaaaatattgtatcaatgcattctatggcacctttaactgggattatgagctcatattttggccagaagcaataaTCTGATTTTCtcaacgatggatttgtttcttataaacacacagcctttcccttcacaagaccgtaattgatgtgaattacttgtggattattttgatatttataatagCTCTTTGGACTTCcgttctgatgccacccattcactgcagaggattcattggggagcaactgatgtaattctacatttttcaaaatctttgccaatgataaattaaaaagtcttaaaaaaagagagagatttttatgaatattctctattatttgagTCATACCAGGCgcttttttaatgacattctttgtctatcatagacacactgtcaaactttaattgtaaaattgtgaatacgtgtagatgaaaatctcagatccttatcaagccttccattggctagtgacattccagaacgttctcatttgttaattacaggtccagagacctttggaggtccAAAGGTAATCAAtcaagctgaaaggggaggagccgcttaaattcaaagctgtacttaatggcaaagacgagcactggtgggtattgtgttaacgtttgtcagcatgggtcttttgcaatgtgtgttagtgctggttgtgcttgtggtgtttgatctgaagaatgcttttgGAAGTTTGAGTTCCAGTCAAAGTCCAAAAAGCAAGAAGCATCAATCGTATCCAGCTTCCAGAGTGCCTGTTTCTTCTCAAGTGCTCGGGAACACTTTGCAGAAGGCCTCTCCGTTTCAGAGTCTCTACTACAGAGGATTTGCACAagagcctcttggtcttcaggagaagcaggtgttgcagggtccagtgaagcctttggactggaggttccccgttgttccagaagtgccgagtgagatggcggtggatttccatttgaggcaacctgtgacccccagtagtgtagctattcaatgcggtgagaaccggattcatgtggaggtacagcaggacttgtttagcaatggtgaactgatccagccatctggtctgACTCTGGGAGGATGTCCTGTTGTCGGCTTGGTCCCAGGCTCTAAGGTGCTCTTCTTTGAGAATgaactgcaggactgcaacagtgTCTTGATGGTAAGAGCTGTTAAGTGTTACTAGATTTATTGAACCCTACTAAAAATAGGCCCTTGTTTTGGTATCGACGTTCTAGATTCAGGGAACCATCCATGGGACGGTTCTCTTATAGTGGGAAAGACTCTTAATAACTGCTTACTCGGGTAACCAAGTGTTATGGCAGgacttgctaagatgccttttggaATGGGTTCTTTTTTTCGGAGAACCCTCTTGGTAACAACGTCAGTCTCCtatagatgaccaaggatgagcttgtctacacctttgcccttacctacactcctgaggcgtttgctggcactccgattacccgtgcaggtggtgcagttattggAGTTCAATGCCACTATCAAAGGTAAGCGACCTTTTGTGACTTGTGGCATTACTTGCAGTGGTGGAACTGGAAGCCCATTTAATTGGTCACTTCTTGAACtgcaggtttcaaaatgtcagcagtagtgccttgaagccaacttgggtcccttatgcctcaacggaggctggtgaagaagtcttggtgttctccctgaagctcatgactggtttgtgcagtttctctagaccttctgccttctgaacgaggctgtgcctaagcagttcttccctcttgcagatgactggtcctatgagaggccttcaaactcttacttcctgggtgacgttattaatgttgaggcatctgtgaaggtatacaaccacgtccctctgcgtgtgtttgtggacagctgtgtggccacccaagtacctgatgtgaacgcccttccgagatatttgttcattgagaatcatgggtgtgttcatgtcaccagatgctgcagagttgacttgttctcgagtttgctccttgtaaccactttgtccctgacaactactttttactccttagatgtcttgtggatgccaaggtcaccgcttccagctcgcgcttcatgcctcgatcccaggaagacaaaatccggttccagctggaggccttcatgttccaggggggatccagtccttctgtatgtaTAATGAGTGTTGGAGAATGACCTCTCCCATTTGCTGTGGTTTGTGTCCCCTTACCCgtggtgtctcttgcagatctacatgacgtgtgttctgaaggccactcttgcttctgcacctagtgacgcgctccacaaatcctgttcctttgccaatgggtatgttcatgccacttacgaatacaaataaaggtgccatgtctgatttttcgtattgcaggtggcttgctgctgatgggaacaaccaggtttgtggttgctgtgactcaacatgtggtcctgatggtggaactgctgcttctccttttgGAGGTAGGAAGGTGCTTTTAAGCTTGGTTTTTGCTTGGTACCCTTCAAGCACTTAACTTTGGTGTCTGCTTTTTCTAGGCCTTCAGTGGGAAGGGAAGGCCTCGCTCGGTCCTGTAGTGGTTCAAGAGCACAAGAAGACTTTAGctggtcttcaataaatgtgggggagcaaacttattcttgtttccgtttttcttgtctagtttaaccaaTTGATTTTGTGCGAGGAAGTGGGTAGTCCTACTGTACCTATTCTcttgccagaaggaaaggctCCCTTTTCTCGTTAGGGAagttaataaaccttttaaagggacctgctgtgagctcccttTTTTAGGAGTACTGTAAATGTGGAATACATTGCCCATGATGCTGTAAAGGGAATTCTGTTAATTGGCACTTGTGCCGAAAGAGTTCTGTGTGACTGTCCACTTCCATGAAGCAGTGCAGATTTTTGCGTGCATCTTATGCAGTGAACTTGATTTTCTTCATGTTGGTAACTTCAAATGAGCAGTTTAATTTCCTCCTTGCACCCCCCCCAAATAGGTTTGATCAGTTAAATTTGTTTCCTAATGCTCTTTGTTGACATCTCTCATGCTTTTTAAATCCATGTACAATAGAAGCGCACTCCCAGGATCAACACTGGCACAACATTTTCCACCTTCAGATGGGTTATTTATAGGCTTTACATTTTAGGAAAACGGCAGGCATCGCTTAAGTTCAGTTTAGTATTTGGTGTGCCAAACTTGCAGAACCTGTACTGACGTAAGGGGTTTTTTGTGCAGTAGCAGGTCCGttagaattctgaaaaatcattgacgaaatgacacccaaatagaactaatgtttggactctcagtgaatgaccttttttgaaaactgttggtttgtcacttgtgcaacatcttgggcggtttcaatactaaagggatactccaccccaaaatgaagatCGTCATCACTTGCCCCCAAGTCGTTCCGAACCCATAagagcttcgttcatcttcggaactcaacttattttggatgaaaaccaggaggcttgtgactggcCCACAGGCTGCCAAGTAAAatgcactgtcaaggtccagaaaagcatCATCGGAGTAGTCAGACTGTGTAcgttcttctgtgtcagccgcgccacaagcaTATGTTTTCTACGTaaatttacgctttgatttgaaagagaaCCGCGCGTACTTGTTGCGGCTCACAATAGCATATACCGTTTGTGTTCAGCGGGTGTTTTTCAAAATGGCACTAGGGTGATGTGGGGAGAGACAGGGGAGACCatctgttgaataaagtcttggTTTCATTTGTGTACAAAGTGTTCTCATCGCTTCCTAACGTTACGGTTcatccactgatggcagatgggtaATTCCGAtggtacttttctggaccttggcaGTATATGGGATGGTCAcaggcctcccggttttcatccaaaatatctttaacCCCTTTGCTGTCAAGGATAGTCACCGGCCCcagattattgttttactttcacagcacgttaaacatcactctctcacTTGACCTGGAGAAACTGTGCatcagttgaaagtttaaagactctagcttcgatatttgaccaatgttttgataaaacattgttgcagtgaccgtcatttatgtcaggagtacaaaataaataggagtcattattagaatagaaattcaccaagcattcatattcagtcacgtctgcagtggtttgtgttctcatagattcactgaaaagcgtcaaa
This region includes:
- the LOC132131400 gene encoding zona pellucida sperm-binding protein 3-like is translated as MGLLQCVLVLVVLVVFDLKNAFGSLSSSQSPKSKKHQSYPASRVRVSSQVLGNTLQKASPFQSLDYRGFAQEPLGLQEKQVLQGPVKPLDWRFPVVPEVPSEMAVDFHLRQPVTPSSVAIQCGENRIHVEVQQDLFSNGELIQPSGLTLGGCPVVGLVPGSKVLFFENELQDCNSVLMMTKDELVYTFALTYTPEAFAGTPITRAGGAVIGVQCHYQRFQNVSSSALKPTWVPYASTEAGEEVLVFSLKLMTDDWSYERPSNSYFLGDVINVEASVKVYNHVPLRVFVDSCVATQVPDVNALPRYLFIENHGCLVDAKVTASSSRFMPRSQEDKIRFQLEAFMFQGGSSPSIYMTCVLKATLASAPSDALHKSCSFANGWLAADGNNQVCGCCDSTCGPDGGTAASPFGGLQWEGKASLGPVVVQEHKKTLAGLQ
- the LOC132131401 gene encoding zona pellucida sperm-binding protein 3-like, which produces MGLLQCVLVLVVLVVFDLKNAFGSLSSSQSPKSKKHQSYPASRVPVSSQVLGNTLQKASPFQSLYYRGFAQEPLGLQEKQVLQGPVKPLDWRFPVVPEVPSEMAVDFHLRQPVTPSSVAIQCGENRIHVEVQQDLFSNGELIQPSGLTLGGCPVVGLVPGSKVLFFENELQDCNSVLMMTKDELVYTFALTYTPEAFAGTPITRAGGAVIGVQCHYQRFQNVSSSALKPTWVPYASTEAGEEVLVFSLKLMTDDWSYERPSNSYFLGDVINVEASVKVYNHVPLRVFVDSCVATQVPDVNALPRYLFIENHGCLVDAKVTASSSRFMPRSQEDKIRFQLEAFMFQGGSSPSIYMTCVLKATLASAPSDALHKSCSFANGWLAADGNNQVCGCCDSTCGPDGGTAASPFGGLQWEGKASLGPVVVQEHKKTLAGLQ
- the LOC132131499 gene encoding zona pellucida sperm-binding protein 4-like, producing MAGSWCLAQILVVCAFCHAVPQWSKSLQDALMIQQTDQQFQLQKPVQQLTNQQFSPRKPVQQLTNQQFPLQKPVPQLPTPQFPLQKPVQQLTNQQFPLQKPVPQQPKPQFPLQKPVPQQPKLQFPLQKPVPQQPKPQFPLQKPVPQQPKLQFPLQKPVPQQPKPQFPIQKPVKQQFQKPVVQAEPLDKCAVADSEQIQCGLPGISGAECEAINCCFNGQQCFYGRAVTVQCIRDGQFVVVVSRDVTLPQLSLDSVHLLGGNDPPCAPVGSTPSFAIYQFPVTACGTSVMEDGGYVVYENRMTSSYEVGIGPYGSITRDSHFEFLFQCRYSGTSVEALVVEVNSVPPPPPVAAPGPLRVELRLANGQCVTKGCAEGDEAYTSYYSDADYPITKVLREPVYVEVHIMERTDPNIVLMLGRCWTTSTPSPLSLPQWDLLIDGCPYQDDRYLTTLVPVTGSSGLQFPTHYKRFAVKMFTFVDPASLAALQETIFIHCSTEVCHPSSGSCEQSCTRKRRDTRIKAVSGEQTVVSSGEVTLVM